The genome window CTAAAGAAATTAATCCAATTGAAAAATTTGAATTTTTAACAACTCCTATTGAAATGGTTTTTGTTAAAGGCGGTACTTTCGATATGGGCAGTAATGATGGCTCTGATGATGAAAAACCGATTCATCCGGTAACACTTCCAGATTTTTATATTGGCAAATATGAAGTAACACAAAAACAATGGACTGAGATTATGGGCAACAATCCATCCCATTTTAAAGATTGTGATGATTGTCCGGTTGAAAATGTTTCCTGGGATGATGTTCAGGAGTTTTTGAAAAAACTAATTGAAAAAACAGGACAAAACTATCGTTTGCCTACCGAGGCTGAATGGGAGTATGCAGCGAGAGGCGGCATTTCGACAGGCTCAACGACCTATGCTGGCAGTAACAATATTGAAGAAGTTGCATGGTATTATGAAAATTCAAATAATAAAACCCATCCAGTAGGCCAGAAAAAGCCAAACGAGCTTGGCATTTTCGATATGAGCGGAAATGTATGGGAGTGGTGTTGTGATAGATATGACAAGGATTATTATCAAAATAGTCCCGAAAATAATCCACAAGGTCCATCAGTTGGCTCTAGTCGTGTTTTGCGTGGTGGTTCATGGATCAGCGACGCCGTCAATTGCCGTATGGCAGATCGCAGCACCGGCATGCCCGTCCTCAGGAGCAACCTTATTGGTTTGCGCCTGCTGTTTGCTTTGCAGTTCACAAGCCAGGAAAAGGACAAGTAGCAGGCAAGGAAGTTTCGGGTCGCTTTCTCAGGGCAAGGGACGTAGCCCTAAGAGAAAGTGAAGCGAAACTGACGAAACGCCGGCAAACACAGGATTGAAACCCTGTGTTGATACCGCTATACTTTCACAATAGTCCCTATTTGTTCACTCAAAATTACTTTTTTCAGGTTTCCAAGTTTGTTCATATCAAAAACAATAATTGGAAGATTGTTTTCTTTGCACATTGTAAATGCAGTCATATCCATAATTTTCAAGCCTTTTTGATAAGCTTCATCAAAAGTGATAGTTTCGTATTTAGTGGCATTTGGATCTTTTTCCGGATCAGCAGTATAAACACCATCTACGCGAGTTCCTTTTAATAAAACCTGAGCGTCAATTTCAACTCCCCGCAGTGCAGAGGCAGTGTCGGTTGTGAAAAATGGATTTCCTGTTCCGCCCGAAAAAATTACAATTTCTTTGTTGAAAAAAGCTTCAAGGCATTTTTGTTTGCTGTAAAGCTCGCCTACAGGTTCCATTCTGATTGATGTGAGGAGACGAGCTTTTGAACCAATAGATTCGAATGCCGACTGTAGAGCCATTCCGTTGATTACGGTTGCCAACATTCCCATATAATCACCTTTCACTCTATCGAAGCCTTTCTCTAATCCTTGCATTCCACGAAAGATATTTCCACCACCGATCACAATTCCAACTTCAACGCCTAATTCAGAAATTTCAGCAATTTGTTCTACATATTCTATAATTCTTTTCTCATCAATACCATATTGAGAATTTCCCATTAGGGCTTCTCCGCTAAGTTTTAATAATACTCTTTTGTATTTTAACATGCCGTTCAATTTTATTTAAATGAACTCAAAGATATAAAAAAAGGGATTTCCATTTCTGAAAATCCCTTTTTTTATTATTGAATAGTTTCTTAACTTTTCAGTGCGAAACGTTTAAATTCTGTAATTTTTAAGTCTTTATTATTTGCAGTAATATATTGCTTAACAGTCATTTTGTTGTCTTTGATAAAGTCTTGATTCGCCAAAGTATTATCTTTAAAGAATTTGTTCAATTTTCCGAAAGCAATTTTTTCAAGAAGTTTTTCTGGTTTCCCTTCTCGAAGTGCTTGTTCTTTTCCAATTTCAATTTCTTTGTCGATAACTTCTTGAGAAACATTTTCTTTATCTATGGCAACAGGATTCATTGCTGCTACTTGCATTGCAACATCTTTTCCTAATTGCTGCTCAAAACTTGAATTGTTAAATCCAACCAATGTTGCAAGCATATTTCCCGCATGAATATATGCAACAACTTTTTCTGCATCTATTTTTGAATAGAAAGATAAAGCAACTTTTTCGCCAATAATTCCACTTTGTTCAACAACCTCTTCGGCCAGAGTTTTTCCGTTTAACTCTAATTGTAATAGTTCGTCGAGATTTGCTACTTGTTTTGCTGTTGCTAAATCAGCTATTATTTTCGCAAAATCAATGAATTTTTCATTCTTTGCAACAAAATCGGTTTCACAATTTAGAACAATCATGATTCCAGATTTCTCATCTGCTGATACTTGAGATAATACAACTCCTTCTGTTGCTTCTCTTTCTGCACGTTTGTTTGCTATTGCTTGTCCTTTTTTTCTGATTACATCAACTGCCTGGTCGAAATCGCCATTTGTTTCTTGTAGTGCTTTTTTGCAATCCATCATACCCGCACCGGTCTGATCTCTGAGTCTTTTAACTTCTGCTGCTTTTATTCCAGCCATTTTATTATATTTTATGTTTTATTCTAATTACCTAAATTTTCAGTTTTCCTGGCTTTTCTTTGTCCGCCGCGTTTTGCTTTGCTTTCGCTTTTTGGTTTTTGTATAGGAGCTTCTTCTCTTTCCTTCTCTCTTTCCATTTTTCTTTCTTCAATACCTTCCGA of Bacteroidota bacterium contains these proteins:
- a CDS encoding formylglycine-generating enzyme family protein; translation: KEINPIEKFEFLTTPIEMVFVKGGTFDMGSNDGSDDEKPIHPVTLPDFYIGKYEVTQKQWTEIMGNNPSHFKDCDDCPVENVSWDDVQEFLKKLIEKTGQNYRLPTEAEWEYAARGGISTGSTTYAGSNNIEEVAWYYENSNNKTHPVGQKKPNELGIFDMSGNVWEWCCDRYDKDYYQNSPENNPQGPSVGSSRVLRGGSWISDAVNCRMADRSTGMPVLRSNLIGLRLLFALQFTSQEKDK
- a CDS encoding UMP kinase, producing the protein MLKYKRVLLKLSGEALMGNSQYGIDEKRIIEYVEQIAEISELGVEVGIVIGGGNIFRGMQGLEKGFDRVKGDYMGMLATVINGMALQSAFESIGSKARLLTSIRMEPVGELYSKQKCLEAFFNKEIVIFSGGTGNPFFTTDTASALRGVEIDAQVLLKGTRVDGVYTADPEKDPNATKYETITFDEAYQKGLKIMDMTAFTMCKENNLPIIVFDMNKLGNLKKVILSEQIGTIVKV
- a CDS encoding elongation factor Ts; amino-acid sequence: MAGIKAAEVKRLRDQTGAGMMDCKKALQETNGDFDQAVDVIRKKGQAIANKRAEREATEGVVLSQVSADEKSGIMIVLNCETDFVAKNEKFIDFAKIIADLATAKQVANLDELLQLELNGKTLAEEVVEQSGIIGEKVALSFYSKIDAEKVVAYIHAGNMLATLVGFNNSSFEQQLGKDVAMQVAAMNPVAIDKENVSQEVIDKEIEIGKEQALREGKPEKLLEKIAFGKLNKFFKDNTLANQDFIKDNKMTVKQYITANNKDLKITEFKRFALKS